In Cydia amplana chromosome 25, ilCydAmpl1.1, whole genome shotgun sequence, one genomic interval encodes:
- the LOC134659424 gene encoding uncharacterized protein LOC134659424: MVVTRSNHGKEEEENSSDGTDKTPSSGETRTTDQTGTTSGTGTTSGTGTTSGTGTTPSGTGTTSGTGTTSGTGATKKTRPDPEETPRTSNADAHTTGNASSAGGPADTSGIRATPAASITATVVERHAAALMPPPQKPPRPARSHRSKASSKRLLAGLEAKERIAELELKRIRAEAELLKIQQERIDLASSREESEEDEEDSNNRILLVVYSFEQDLAPQRIADWFNTRPEQATALEPAHVEDTHEPAARATKLRAQPEPHKAERAMDVSSLTAALTEAIQASPTVQSYKKYIPDRPTFSGLCTEWLQFKAAYNESAPSFSASENVARIRRSLKGVAWEAVSALLISQPHPDDVIKALERRYGRPDALLVNELEKIKGLPRLTDSPRDLCIFASRVANTVTTIEILKKPQYLYNPELLRSMVDKLTPILRNKWYDYATTREETPELKKIAEFLNNEADKCTPYAPPEVTTENKEVRSARKKPERTYAAAVDTNKKQKEEKPACPLCEHATHQLPSCPQFKKIDTNERWEVAKRHNICYRCLVSKHRRFACRAKPCGQQGCPMRHHHLLHHEKTSTYAPAAPAEPPTHKPEEVVASAVNQVTCAAARASRAYLKIVPVTLRGPRTAIDTFALLDEGSTVTIIDSALADALGLDGPTEPMWVQGVGGKEMEHNQSRRVEVFIKNKHERDEQRITNAHTIDNCAHLRGLKHKLTYRDATPQILIGQDNWELIVSREIRKGRRGQLVASRTQLGWVLHGCRTTKAKPVAYCCAHLTRAGPAENIEETMKNYFALESLAIEPRRPSSDPEQFETGLLWRNETERIPNNRNDALKRLHTLERKLDRDANLKQQYEERVNNLLTSSYAERATTPPSERTWYLPHFAVCNPEKPKIRLVHDAAATSHGRSLNDMLHAGPDFLQSLPRVIMKFRQHNIAVSADLKEMFMQIKIREEDRDALRFLWRGDRRDGEPEEYRMTSVIFGASSSPCTALYIKNRNAREHATQYPEAARAIERNHYMDDYLQSFNTIEEARQVTRDVDYVHKQAQFQLRGWATNKKEAISDVADSEEREGSTVPIGESEIEKTLGLLWDTNEDSIR; the protein is encoded by the exons ATGGTAGTAACAAGAAGCAACCACggcaaagaagaagaagaaaattcGTCAGATGGCACCGACAAGACTCCGAGCTCCGGGGAAACGCGCACCACCGACCAGACCGGCACCACGTCGGGCACGGGCACCACGTCGGGCACAGGCACGACGTCGGGCACCGGCACCac gccctcaggcacGGGCACTACGTCGGGCACAGGCACCACGTCGGGCACAGGCGCTACAAAGAAGACGCGCCCCGACCCAGAAGAGACGCCACGCACCAGCAACGCCGACGCCCACACCACCGGCAACGCAAGCAGCGCCGGGGGTCCTGCCGACACGTCGGGCATCAGAGCCACGCCCGCGGCCAGCATTACGGCCACGGTCGTCGAGCGCCACGCCGCTGCACTGATGCCGCCGCCCCAGAAGCCACCTAGACCCGCTCGGTCACACCGATCTAAGGCCTCCAGCAAGAGACTCCTCGCGGGGTTGGAGGCCAAAGAGAGGATAGCCGAGCTGGAGTTGAAGCGCATTCGAGCCGAAGCGGAGCTATTGAAGATACAGCAAGAAAGAATAGACCTTGCATCGTCGAGAGAAGAGTCGGAAGAAGATGAAGAGGActcaaataacaggatcttactTGTTGTATATAGTTTCGAGCAG GACCTCGCTCCGCAACGAATTGCTGACTGGTTCAATACCCGACCAGAACAAGCGACCGCATTAGAACCCGCCCACGTAGAAGACACGCACGAACCCGCTGCGCGCGCCACTAAATTACGCGCGCAGCCGGAACCACATAAGGCCGAGCGTGCGATGGACGTGTCATCGCTAACCGCCGCACTCACAGAAGCCATTCAAGCCAGCCCTACAGTCCAGTCCTACAAGAAGTACATACCAGACCGGCCGACTTTCAGTGGCCTGTGCACCGAGTGGCTACAATTTAAGGCCGCGTATAACGAGTCCGCGCCCAGCTTCTCCGCGAGTGAAAACGTCGCCCGTATCAGAAGAAGTCTCAAAGGTGTCGCCTGGGAGGCCGTCAGCGCCCTCCTCATCAGCCAGCCGCACCCCGATGACGTCATCAAAGCACTAGAAAGAAGATACGGAAGGCCGGACGCTCTCCTCGTCAATGAACTGGAGAAGATCAAAGGACTGCCGCGCCTCACCGACAGCCCGCGCGACCTGTGCATATTCGCCAGCCGGGTCGCGAACACTGTCACGACTATCGAGATACTAAAGAAGCCGCAGTACCTCTACAACCCGGAGCTACTGCGATCGATGGTCGATAAACTAACGCCGATACTTCGCAACAAGTGGTACGACTACGCAACTACGAGAGAAGAGACGCCCGAGCTTAAGAAGATTGCCGAGTTTCTAAACAACGAAGCCGACAAGTGCACGCCTTACGCTCCGCCTGAAGTTACGACGGAGAATAAAGAAGTAAGAAGCGCAAGAAAGAAGCCCGAGCGAACGTACGCCGCCGCGGTCGACACTAACAAGAAACAAAAAGAAGAGAAGCCGGCGTGCCCATTATGTGAACACGCTACCCACCAACTGCCGTCGTGCCCGCAATTTAAGAAGATCGACACGAACGAGCGCTGGGAAGTGGCCAAGAGACACAACATTTGCTACCGATGCCTCGTTAGCAAACATCGCCGCTTCGCGTGCCGTGCGAAGCCCTGCGGCCAGCAAGGCTGCCCTATGCGACACCATCACCTACTACACCACGAGAAGACGTCGACGTACGCCCCCGCCGCCCCGGCCGAGCCACCTACACACAAACCAGAAGAAGTGGTGGCCTCTGCAGTGAACCAAGTCACCTGCGCGGCGGCGCGTGCGAGCCGAGCGTACCTGAAGATAGTACCAGTCACCCTGCGCGGCCCGCGGACGGCAATAGACACGTTCGCCCTACTAGACGAGGGCAGCACAGTAACAATCATCGACTCGGCACTGGCGGACGCACTCGGGCTCGACGGACCCACTGAACCAATGTGGGTACAAGGCGTAGGGGGGAAAGAGATGGAGCACAATCAGAGCAGGAGGGTCGAGGTCTTCATCAAGAACAAGCACGAGAGAGACGAACAGCGAATTACGAACGCGCACACC ATAGACAACTGCGCGCATCTCAGGGGGCTGAAACACAAGTTAACCTACCGAGATGCTACCCCACAAATACTCATCGGTCAAGACAACTGGGAGCTGATCGTGTCACGCGAGATAAGAAAAGGACGGCGCGGTCAACTCGTCGCATCAAGAACCCAACTAGGATGGGTACTTCACGGCTGTCGCACCACTAAAGCGAAGCCTGTCGCGTACTGTTGCGCGCACCTCACACGGGCCGGGCCGGCTGAAAACATAGAAGAAACAATGAAGAATTATTTCGCACTCGAGTCACTAGCGATCGAGCCGCGGCGGCCGAGCAGCGACCCCGAGCA GTTCGAGACCGggctgctgtggcgcaacgagaCAGAAAGAATACCGAACAACCGCAACGACGCTCTCAAGCGGCTACACACACTCGAGAGGAAGCTGGATCGTGACGCGAACCTGAAACAACAATATGAAGAACGCGTCAACAATCTGCTTACATCGAGCTACGCCGAGCGCGCGACCACGCCACCTAGCGAGCGGACGTGGTACCTACCTCACTTCGCGGTCTGCAATCCAGAGAAGCCGAAGATTAGACTGGTCCATGACGCAGCGGCCACCTCACACGGCCGCAGCCTCAACGACATGCTGCACGCGGGCCCAGATTTCCTGCAATCGCTACCCCGCGTCATCATGAAGTTTCGACAACACAACATCGCAGTCTCAGCTGACCTGAAAGAGATGTTCATGCAGATCAAGATACGCGAAGAGGACAGGGACGCCCTACGCTTCCTGTGGCGGGGCGACCGCCGCGACGGGGAACCAGAAGAGTACCGCATGACGTCCGTCATATTCGGCGCGTCGTCATCGCCGTGCACTGCCCTATACATAAAAAATAGGAATGCACGAGAACACGCTACTCAGTACCCGGAGGCTGCGCGAGCGATCGAGCGAAATCACTACATGGACGACTATCTGCAAAGCTTCAACACAATAGAAGAGGCAAGACAAGTTACCAGAGACGTCGACTACGTGCACAAGCAAGCCCAGTTTCAACTGCGTGGGTGGGCCACGAACAAAAAAGAAGCAATAAGTGACGTCGCGGACTCCGAAGAGCGAGAGGGAAGTACTGTCCCCATCGGCGAGAGCGAGATAGAAAAAACGCTCGGCCTGCTATGGGACACGAACGAAGAcagtattcgctag
- the LOC134659423 gene encoding uncharacterized protein LOC134659423 — MPWELDAQVLAEAHRQRVRRRAQNEFPAPEELREECRQAQMRMRDRWKNDLEDSPYGVRTIGALLPSFDQWLERAHGKIGFRLTQVMTGHGCFGHYLHRIRREVSTVCHECGDPDGTAQHTLEACSRWAQERRTLIGAIGVDDLSLHSVVAAMLKSERLWPPSAKPSFHRRRPWSGSAKIELMRPRSGADVEGGGGRILPPVNTSSGVRG, encoded by the coding sequence ATGCCCTGGGAACTTGATGCCCAGGTGCTCGCAGAAGCGCACAGACAGCGGGTAAGGCGCAGGGCCCAGAATGAGTTCCCCGCTCCCGAAGAGCTAAGAGAAGAGTGCCGCCAAGCGCAAATGAGGATGAGGGACCGGTGGAAAAACGACCTGGAGGACTCCCCTTATGGAGTTCGCACTATAGGGGCACTCCTCCCGTCGTTCGACCAATGGCTGGAGAGGGCGCATGGCAAGATTGGGTTTAGGCTGACGCAGGTGATGACCGGGCATGGATGCTTCGGTCATTACCTGCATAGAATCAGAAGGGAGGTCAGCACGGTCTGTCATGAGTGCGGTGACCCGGATGGCACTGCCCAGCACACCCTAGAGGCGTGCAGTCGCTGGGCGCAGGAACGCCGCACCCTGATCGGCGCCATCGGAGTGGATGATCTCTCGCTCCACAGCGTCGTGGCGGCCATGCTGAAGAGCGAGAGACTGTGGCCTCCTTCTGCGAAACCGTCATTTCACAGAAGGAGGCCTTGGAGCGGGAGCGcgaaaatagagctgatgcgcCCCCGATCCGGCGCAGACGTAGAAGGAGGAGGCGGGCGCATTTTGCCGCCCGTCAATACCTCTAGTGGAGTCCGTGGGTGA